One Cryptomeria japonica chromosome 9, Sugi_1.0, whole genome shotgun sequence genomic window carries:
- the LOC131072035 gene encoding uncharacterized protein LOC131072035 isoform X5, which translates to MEYKQVEDVLVQKKSKNIEVDKLELVADLRHEGLEDLHGSNENDHSMMSVSICSLEKPFCEDRSLMDFACNEKVTDLEMATQSLAAQKGSQSKGNQLINLKLQNLSKSIIAQYPGNYSFVQAIRPFDDDGFGYESGHDSGSSSSFEFHKGNRAFHRSVLGSFSKSVPSKWDDAEKWLVSHSCANDHDKKKSKPPAAGLFQAISTQSSRKGFAANQLGHRMSITKGVSSNASVVLADHVTVEEGLYQDEGETKKIDSEFDFMHTTSHTKSVNSKDFLDCHPSEDAFSRNPHYQKEVKDDEAFLKTSLQSLKPIADPAIVSSKHVSMRDMGTEMTPIASQDPSRTGTPIRATTPVIQSPLTSQPSTPGRGASETLLMEVAESELGHREKGRTMFMGIDFQTKDGQEIMLPGAHLEKADVVDWASKEEEESDASKSLKNIDLEQAKRYIWETRATAWQEAEQAKYTARYKEEAAKIQAWENHQKAKAESEMMRVEVSQVCRVKSSLTGPLQV; encoded by the exons ATGGAATACAAGCAAGTGGAGGATGTTCTG GTGCAAAAGAAGAGCAAAAATATAGAAGTAGATAAACTAGAACTTGTTGCGGACCTCAGACATGAAG GTTTAGAAGATTTGCATGGAAGCAATGAAAATGATCATTCTATGATGTCTGTATCTATTTGTTCATTGGAGAAACCTTTTTGTGAAGATAGGTCCTTGATGGACTTTGCATGCAATGAGAAAGTTACAGATTTGGAAATGGCAACTCAAAGTTTGGCAGCTCAAAAAGGTTCTCAATCTAAAGGAAACCAACTTATCAATCTCAAATTGCAGAATTTATCAAAGTCCATTATTGCACAATACCCAGGTAATTATAGTTTTGTACAAGCAATACGACCCTTTGATGATGATGGTTTTGGTTATGAGAGTGGTCATGACAGTGGCAGTAGCTCTAGTTTTGAGTTTCACAAAGGGAATAGGGCGTTTCACAGGTCAGTTTTGGGATCATTTTCAAAATCAGTCCCTTCTAAATGGGATGATGCAGAGAAGTGGCTGGTAAGTCATTCTTGTGCAAATGATCATGACAAAAAGAAGTCAAAACCTCCTGCAGCAGGTCTGTTCCAAGCTATTTCCACACAGTCTTCAAGAAAAGGGTTTGCTGCCAATCAACTGGGGCACCGAATGAGTATTACAAAGGGTGTATCATCAAATGCTTCAGTGGTGTTGGCAGACCATGTGACTGTTGAGGAGGGTTTGTATCAGGATGAAGGGGAAACAAAGAAGATTGATTCAGAGTTTGACTTTATGCACACAACCTCACACACTAAGTCAGTAAATTCAAAGGATTTTTTAGATTGCCATCCTTCAGAGGATGCTTTCAGTCGAAATCCACATTATCAGAAAGAAGTCAAGGATGATGAAGCATTTTTAAAGACTTCACTTCAAAGTCTAAAACCTATTGCGGATCCAGCTA TTGTTTCTAGCAAGCATGTTTCTATGAGAGACATGGGAACGGAGATGACCCCAATTGCTAGTCAAGATCCCTCAAGAACTGGAACTCCTATAAGAGCCACTACACCCGTGATACAGAGTCCTCTTACTTCTCAACCATCTACTCCAGGAAGAGGTGCATCGGAGACTCTACTAATGGAAGTGGCAGAAAGTGAACTCGGGCATAGAGAGAAAGGAAGAACCATGTTTATGGGTATAGACTTCCAAACAAAGGACGGGCAGGAAATTATGCTCCCTGGAGCACATCTGGAGAAAGCTGATGTTGTAGACTGGGCTAGTAAAGAGGAAGAGGAGAGTGATGCATCAAAATCACTTAAGAATATAGATTTGGAACAAGCTAAGAGGTACATATGGGAAACTCGAGCAACAGCATGGCAAGAGGCCGAACAAGCAAAATATACAGCCAG GTACAAAGAAGAAGCAGCTAAAATTCAAGCCTGGGAAAATCATCAGAAAGCAAAAGCTGAATCTGAAATGATGAGAGTAGAG GTGAGTCAAGTTTGTAGAGTTAAATCCAGTTTAACAGGGCCATTACAAGTTTGA
- the LOC131072035 gene encoding uncharacterized protein LOC131072035 isoform X6 translates to MEYKQVEDVLVQKKSKNIEVDKLELVADLRHEGLEDLHGSNENDHSMMSVSICSLEKPFCEDRSLMDFACNEKVTDLEMATQSLAAQKGSQSKGNQLINLKLQNLSKSIIAQYPGNYSFVQAIRPFDDDGFGYESGHDSGSSSSFEFHKGNRAFHRSVLGSFSKSVPSKWDDAEKWLVSHSCANDHDKKKSKPPAAGLFQAISTQSSRKGFAANQLGHRMSITKGVSSNASVVLADHVTVEEGLYQDEGETKKIDSEFDFMHTTSHTKSVNSKDFLDCHPSEDAFSRNPHYQKEVKDDEAFLKTSLQSLKPIADPAIVSSKHVSMRDMGTEMTPIASQDPSRTGTPIRATTPVIQSPLTSQPSTPGRGASETLLMEVAESELGHREKGRTMFMGIDFQTKDGQEIMLPGAHLEKADVVDWASKEEEESDASKSLKNIDLEQAKRYIWETRATAWQEAEQAKYTARYKEEAAKIQAWENHQKAKAESEMMRVEI, encoded by the exons ATGGAATACAAGCAAGTGGAGGATGTTCTG GTGCAAAAGAAGAGCAAAAATATAGAAGTAGATAAACTAGAACTTGTTGCGGACCTCAGACATGAAG GTTTAGAAGATTTGCATGGAAGCAATGAAAATGATCATTCTATGATGTCTGTATCTATTTGTTCATTGGAGAAACCTTTTTGTGAAGATAGGTCCTTGATGGACTTTGCATGCAATGAGAAAGTTACAGATTTGGAAATGGCAACTCAAAGTTTGGCAGCTCAAAAAGGTTCTCAATCTAAAGGAAACCAACTTATCAATCTCAAATTGCAGAATTTATCAAAGTCCATTATTGCACAATACCCAGGTAATTATAGTTTTGTACAAGCAATACGACCCTTTGATGATGATGGTTTTGGTTATGAGAGTGGTCATGACAGTGGCAGTAGCTCTAGTTTTGAGTTTCACAAAGGGAATAGGGCGTTTCACAGGTCAGTTTTGGGATCATTTTCAAAATCAGTCCCTTCTAAATGGGATGATGCAGAGAAGTGGCTGGTAAGTCATTCTTGTGCAAATGATCATGACAAAAAGAAGTCAAAACCTCCTGCAGCAGGTCTGTTCCAAGCTATTTCCACACAGTCTTCAAGAAAAGGGTTTGCTGCCAATCAACTGGGGCACCGAATGAGTATTACAAAGGGTGTATCATCAAATGCTTCAGTGGTGTTGGCAGACCATGTGACTGTTGAGGAGGGTTTGTATCAGGATGAAGGGGAAACAAAGAAGATTGATTCAGAGTTTGACTTTATGCACACAACCTCACACACTAAGTCAGTAAATTCAAAGGATTTTTTAGATTGCCATCCTTCAGAGGATGCTTTCAGTCGAAATCCACATTATCAGAAAGAAGTCAAGGATGATGAAGCATTTTTAAAGACTTCACTTCAAAGTCTAAAACCTATTGCGGATCCAGCTA TTGTTTCTAGCAAGCATGTTTCTATGAGAGACATGGGAACGGAGATGACCCCAATTGCTAGTCAAGATCCCTCAAGAACTGGAACTCCTATAAGAGCCACTACACCCGTGATACAGAGTCCTCTTACTTCTCAACCATCTACTCCAGGAAGAGGTGCATCGGAGACTCTACTAATGGAAGTGGCAGAAAGTGAACTCGGGCATAGAGAGAAAGGAAGAACCATGTTTATGGGTATAGACTTCCAAACAAAGGACGGGCAGGAAATTATGCTCCCTGGAGCACATCTGGAGAAAGCTGATGTTGTAGACTGGGCTAGTAAAGAGGAAGAGGAGAGTGATGCATCAAAATCACTTAAGAATATAGATTTGGAACAAGCTAAGAGGTACATATGGGAAACTCGAGCAACAGCATGGCAAGAGGCCGAACAAGCAAAATATACAGCCAG GTACAAAGAAGAAGCAGCTAAAATTCAAGCCTGGGAAAATCATCAGAAAGCAAAAGCTGAATCTGAAATGATGAGAGTAGAG